The Gloeobacter morelensis MG652769 genome contains the following window.
AGCCTTGCCGCCGCCCCCTGACGCACTCTACCTATCGAGCACTGCCATGATCGCCAATTCCGTCTCGCTCGAACCGCTGCTGGCCATCCGCAACGTCAGCAAATCGTTCCCGACCCCGAACGGCCCCTACACGGTGCTGGAGGACGTCAATCTCGCCGTGCGCCAGGGCGAATTCGTCTGCATCATCGGTCATTCCGGCTGCGGCAAGACGACCCTGCTCAACATGGTGGCGGGCTTTGCCACCCCCACCACGGGCGAGGTGCTCCTGCGCTCTGAGCCCATCGCCCGGCCCGGCCCCGACCGAATGGTGGTTTTTCAGGGCTACGCGCTGTTGCCGTGGCTGTCAGCCTTCGAAAACATTTATCTGGCCGTCGACGCGGTCTGGCCCACCAAGTCCAGAAGCGAAAAAACAACCATCGTGCAGACCAACCTGGCTCGGGTGGGCCTGTCGGAGGCGGCCGAGAAGAAGCCCGCCCAACTGTCCGGCGGCATGAAGCAACGCGTCGCCATCGCCCGGGCGCTTTCCATCCAACCGGAGGTGCTCATCCTGGACGAACCTTTCGGCGCTCTTGACGCCATCACCAAAGAAGAACTCCAGGAGCAACTATTGCAAATCTGGAATACCAGTCGCGCCACGGTACTGATGATCACCCACGACATCGACGAGGCGCTCTTTCTGGCTGACCGGCTGGTGATGATGACCAACGGTCCGGCCGCCCACATCGGCGAGGTGTTGACGATTCCCTTTGCCCGGCCACGCAACCGCACCCGCATCATGGAAGACCCGCGCTACTACGACCTGCGCAACCATGCCCTGGATTTTCTTTATCGCCGCTTCGCCCACCAGAGCGACTAACGCTCGGGAGTCTTGGCGGGCAGCTCCAACAATTCGCCCACTTCCTGGCGCACCAGGCTCGGCAGAAGCAGGGGTTCGGGCACTTCGAGCAGCGCCGGGGAGATAGGCAGCGATTGCTCCAGTTCGTCGAGGGGCCGGGGGATGACCATGACCGCGTGCAGTTCGCCGATGCGCTCGGCTTCTTTCATCCCGGCGTCGATGGCGTAGATCACATCGGCAACGTGGCCCTGGATGATCACTGTGCACAGGCCGGCGCCGATTTTTTCGTAGCCGATCAGGTGCACCTCGGCGGCGCGCAGCATCGTGTTGCTCGCCCCCACCAGCGCCGGAAACCCGCGGGTTTCCAACAGACCGATCGCCTGGTTGCTGAAGTGGCTGAAAGCCTGCTTGCGGGCGTAGCGGGGGATGCGGCTGTTGATGGGCAGCACCGCCTCGAGATTGGCAAGGGGCCGGGGGATGATCGAAGAAGTGACCAACTGACCGAACTCCTTGGCCGTCTGCACCCCCGCCTCGACGGCCAGGCGGACATCGGAGGTTTTGCCCCGCACCACGGCAGTACAGTACCCGCCGCCCACTTTTTCGTAGCCTACCAGGAGCACCCCGGCGGACTTGAGCATCGCGTCGGCGGTCCCGACGATCGCGGGATAGCTGGAGGTCGAAACCAGACCGAGGGCGCTTTCCATTACAAATCCTGACTCACGCCATGGCAAAGGCGCGGCAATCCTCTCAATCATAGCTCCTCCGTTTTGCCCGCCCGGATACGTTGCGGCAGTTCTGCAGGATGGGCGTGGGGCGCAGGATAGGCAAACCTACGTTCCTGGGGCAGAATCGGGGTTCTGCAGCGAGACGTCGTGGGGAAAGAGACTGAGGCGCAGCCGCTCCAGGTACGCCTTGCCCGCCACCGGCGGCTGACCGTTCTGCTGCGGTTCGGGGAGTGCCGCCTGCACCGGCGGGTCCAAGCCGGCCGCAAGCGCCTGGTTGGGATCGCGCGGAGCTGGAGCGGCGGGAATGACGTGGGGTTGCGCCGTTGCCGCAGGCAGGGCCTCGGCGGAGCGGCCGGCCTGGCCGACTAGCGAATGGGGGGGAATCACCTGGCCAGGAGCGATATCGGGATTGAGCAGGGTCGTAGCCGTGCCGACGCAGGCGTCGGCGCCGA
Protein-coding sequences here:
- a CDS encoding nitrate ABC transporter ATP-binding protein (This model describes the ATP binding subunits of ATP-binding cassette (ABC) transporters for nitrate transport, or for bicarbonate transport, in bacteria and archaea.) — encoded protein: MIANSVSLEPLLAIRNVSKSFPTPNGPYTVLEDVNLAVRQGEFVCIIGHSGCGKTTLLNMVAGFATPTTGEVLLRSEPIARPGPDRMVVFQGYALLPWLSAFENIYLAVDAVWPTKSRSEKTTIVQTNLARVGLSEAAEKKPAQLSGGMKQRVAIARALSIQPEVLILDEPFGALDAITKEELQEQLLQIWNTSRATVLMITHDIDEALFLADRLVMMTNGPAAHIGEVLTIPFARPRNRTRIMEDPRYYDLRNHALDFLYRRFAHQSD
- a CDS encoding carbon dioxide-concentrating mechanism protein — encoded protein: MESALGLVSTSSYPAIVGTADAMLKSAGVLLVGYEKVGGGYCTAVVRGKTSDVRLAVEAGVQTAKEFGQLVTSSIIPRPLANLEAVLPINSRIPRYARKQAFSHFSNQAIGLLETRGFPALVGASNTMLRAAEVHLIGYEKIGAGLCTVIIQGHVADVIYAIDAGMKEAERIGELHAVMVIPRPLDELEQSLPISPALLEVPEPLLLPSLVRQEVGELLELPAKTPER